A DNA window from Brassica napus cultivar Da-Ae chromosome C1, Da-Ae, whole genome shotgun sequence contains the following coding sequences:
- the LOC125579965 gene encoding uncharacterized protein LOC125579965 has translation MGDHGNQDDLTAAIAIIQQQMQTQQQQMLQMQQTIQNQQQAAQEAAKNASREERGAPTGERNLPRNFATNRSPINPPPCTRQDYEIKPSLISLVQKSTFISLTTDIPMDHIEAFERICNFSRSNGVPPDYVKCTLFPLSLEGKASRWLQSLPTGSLTSWDQVRSAFLSHFYTKSKTAALRHRISNFKQKSDEPFHEAWERYKEYQRECPHHGFDNDYILEVFYDGVSYEFQNTLDSLSNGDFMTQTTPGAFDLIENMASSSLNKNKEHDRSKSVNSIDDLATKVDQLLKGNQSQVFIIKEAAPEKSAGDLAFDAEISGDDKQESNQGQYAGYQKNYQPRTYVLSQPYSNPPQMQKHHNTQPATSAPVVVPQDETKAMLQELLQGKQLQGKALNQVTTEINTRMNHMFSDLSTKYDNVVSHMRQMDIQIAQTAESVKRQQGTLPGKTDKNPKECITVELRSGKQLSEPEREPTVGTNSPEPEQPAEAVRPIPEHVSAREYTPKVPYPVPAKATRKDREEMKCRKMLEDLTVRLPLMDAIQMIPSMRSFMKGLISGKISEESEFMTISKECSEVLQNRQIKKQGDPGKFVLSIHIGKTVFSSSLVDLGSSVNLMPYSVARRLGYTHFKPTWMSLVFAYRSVKSPVGILEDLQVKFGNTSVPADFVVLELEEESKDPLILGRPFLCTVGAIIDVRQGKIDLNLGDIVMQFKMDELLKKPMLDGQAFKVDEGIDLLQPRDGMIEEILTKDPLELALVRAEAEQSVENIDADGYAKMLDSARSMGRMVASLSLGEESNKDENTPT, from the exons ATGGGTGATCACGGCAATCAGGATGACCTCACTGCTGCAATTGCAATCATTCAACAACAAATGCAGACTCAGCAACAACAGATGTTGCAgatgcagcagaccatccaaaATCAGCAACAAGCTGCTCAAGAAGCAGCTAAGAACGCCTCGCGAGAAGAGCGTGGTGCTCCTACTGGGGAGCGGAACCTTCCGCGGAACTTCGCTACTAACCGCTCCCCTATCAACCCTCCTCCTTGCACTCGGCAAGACTATGAGATCAAACCTTCACTGATAAGTCTGGTACAGAAGAGCACATTCATCAGTCTCACTACTGACATCCCGATGGACCACATCGAAGCCTTTGAGAGAATCTGCAATTTCTCTCGCTCTAACGGAGTGCCACCAGACTATGTCAAGTGCACGCTGTTCCCATTATCTCTTGAAGGGAAAGCTTCTCGCTGGCTCCAATCTCTGCCAACCGGCTCTCTTACCTCATGGGACCAGGTTCGATCAGCGTTCCTGAGCCACTTCTACACGAAGTCTAAAACCGCGGCTCTACGGCACAGGATCTCCAATTTCAAGCAGAAGTCTGATGAACCTTTTCATGAAGCTTGGGAGAGGTACAAGGAGTACCAGAGAGAGTGCCCGCACCATGGGTTTGACAATGACTATATATTGGAAGTGTTCTATGATGGAGTGAGCTATGAGTTTCAAAACACCCTTGATTCTTTGAGTAATGGAGatttcatgactcaaaccacacCTGGTGCGTTCGATCTCATTGAGAACATGGCTTCAAGTTCactaaacaagaacaaggagcatgaCCGCTCAAAGAGTGTGAACAGCATAGATGATCTCGCTACAAAGGTGGACCAACTGCTTAAGGGAAACCAAAGCCAAGTGTTCATAATAAAAGAAGCAGCTCCTGAGAAGAGTGCCGGCGACCTGGCGTTTGATGCTGAAATATCAGGAGACGATAAGCAAGAG AGTAACCAAGGTCAGTATGCCGGGTATCAAAAGAACTACCAACCCCGGACTTATGTTCTAAGCCAACCGTATAGCAATCCACCTCAGATGCAGAAACACCATAACACTCAGCCAGCTACCTCCGCTCCTGTCGTTGTTCCGCAAGATGAGACAAAAGCTATGTTGCAGGAGCTGCTCCAAGGAAAACAACTCCAAGGGAAGGCTCTAAACCAGGTTACTACCGAGATCAATACCAGAATGAACCATATGTTCAGCGATTTGAGCACCAAGTACGACAATGTCGTGAGCCATATGAGACAGATGGACATTCAGATTGCTCAGACTGCTGAGAGCGTCAAGAGGCAACAAGGTACTCTACCTGGAAAAACTGACAAAAACCCTAAGGAGTGCATTACGGTTGAGTTGAGAAGTGGAAAGCAACTGTCGGAACCG GAGAGGGAACCAACAGTTGGAACCAATTCGCCAGAACCAGAACAACCAGCTGAGGCTGTCCGCCCGATCCCAGAGCATGTTTCTGCTCGCGAATACACTCCTAAAGTCCCTTACCCTGTTCCAGCAAAGGCTACTCGTAAGGACCGAGAGGAGATGAAATGCAGAAAGATGCTGGAGGACCTAACCGTCCGACTCCCCTTGATGGATGCGATCCAAATGATACCCTCCATGCGCAGCTTTATGAAGGGATTAATCTCAGGAAAAATATCAGAGGAGAGCGAATTCATGACTATCTCTAAGGAGTGCAGCGAAGTGCTTCAGAACAGACAGATAAAGAAGCAAGGAGACCCTGGCAAGTTCGTCCTATCTATCCATATTGGGAAGACAGTTTTCTCATCTTCCCTGGTTGATCTGGGATCCAGCGTAAACCTCATGCCCTACTCTGTAGCACGACGTCTGGGATACACGCATTTCAAACCAACTTGGATGTCCTTGGTGTTCGCGTATAGATCAGTTAAGTCCCCGGTTGGTATTCTAGAGGATCTCCAAGTAAAATTCGGGAACACCTCTGTTCCAGCAGACTTCGTAGTTCTAGAGCTGGAAGAGGAATCcaaagatcctctcattttaGGAAGACCATTCCTATGTACTGTTGGAGCCATCATTGATGTGCGGCAAGGGAAGATTGATCTCAATCTGGGAGACATAGTCATGCAGTTCAAGATGGATGAGCTGCTGAAGAAGCCGATGCTGGATGGACAGGCCTTCAAGGTGGATGAAGGGATTGATCTGCTGCAACCTCGCGACGGGATGATCGAGGAAATTCTTACAAAAGATCCACTTGAGCTTGCACTAGTAAGAGCTGAGGCCGAGCAGAGTGTCGagaacattgacgcagacgggTATGCTAAGATGCTTGACTCCGCAAGGAGTATGGGAAGAATGGTGGCgagtctaagtctgggggaagaaAGCAACAAGGACGAGAACACTCCAACTTGA